The genomic region ACACAACCCTTGTGCCGCCGGTCTTCACCGGTCTACCATGGGCTGCATCACACCGTCGTGGACAGGATGCATGTCATGGTCAGCAAGAGCTACCGGCCCGCTTATGAACGTAGCCTGGAACAGCCCGCAGAATTTTGGCTGGATGCCGCGCGGGGGATCTCCTGGTCCGCCGAGCCCCGCCAGGCCCTCGACGACAGCCGGGCACCGCTGTACGACTGGTTTCCCGACGGCGTCCTGAACACGTGCTACAACGCCCTTGACCGGCACGTGGCCCAGGGCAGGGGCGCGCAGGACGCCCTGGTCTACGACTCGGCCATGCTGGGAATTCAACAGCGCTTCAGCTATGCCGAACTCACGGAGCTCGTGGCCCGGTTCGCCGGTGTGCTGCGCCGCAGCGGAGTCGGCCGGGGCGACCGCGTTGTGATTTACATGCCGATGATCCCCGAGGCCGCGATCGCGATGCTGGCCACCGCCCGGCTCGGCGCCGTGCACTCCGTGGTCTTCGGCGGCTTTGCGCCCAAGGAACTCGCCGCCCGGATCCGGGACGCAGCCCCCGCCGCGGTGGTGACGGCATCCGGCGGCATCGAGCCGTCGCGCCGGATTGAATACCTGCCCGCCGTCGCCGAGGCCCTCGGCATCGCGGGCGCCCCGGACACCCCGGTACTGGTCAAGGCCAGGGAGGGCTTCGCCACGTCCGTGGCCGCACACCCCGGATGGCTCGACTGGGACACCGAGATGGCCTCCGCCGAGCCCGCCGCGCCGGTGGACGTCAAGGCGACGGATCCGCTGTACATCCTCTACACCTCGGGCACCACCGGCTCGCCGAAGGGCGTGGTGCGGGACAACGGCGGCCATGCCGTGGCCCTGAGATGGACCATGGAAAACATTTACGACGTCGGTCCGGGGGACGTCATGTGGACGGCCTCCGACGTCGGCTGGGTGGTGGGCCACTCCTACATCGTGTACGGGCCGCTGTTGGCCGGCGCCACCACGGTGCTGTACGAAGGAAAGCCCGTCGGGACCCCGGACGCCGGCGCGTTCTGGCGGGTGATCCAGGACCATAAGGTCAACGTGCTGTTCACCGCGCCCACCGCACTGCGTGCCATCCGGAAGGCCGACCCTGAGGCGCAGCTGCTCGAAAAGTACGACATCTCCAGCCTGCGGACCCTGTTCGCGGCGGGCGAGCGGCTGGACACCGACACGTTCCACTGGGCCTCCCGGGTCCTGGGCGTTCCGGTGGTCGACCATTGGTGGCAGACCGAGACAGGCTGGGCCATTTGCGCCAACCCCCGCGGCCTCGACGGGCTGCCGATCAAGGCAGGCTCGCCCAGCGTCCCGATGCCCGGCTTCAGGCTCACGATCGTCGACGGCGCGGGCGAGGACGTGGAGGCCGGCACCGAGGGCAACATTGTCCTGGGCCTGCCGCTGCCGCCTGGCACCCTGACCACGCTTTGGCGCAACGACGAACGCTACGTTTCCTCCTACCTCCAGGCATTCGAGGGCTACTACGCCACCGGCGACTCCGGCTACCGTGACGAGGACGGCTACGTGTTCGTCATGGGCCGCACCGACGACATCATCAACGTCGCCGGGCACCGGCTCTCCACCGGCGCCATGGAACAGGTGATCGGCCAGCACCCGGCAGTTGCCGAATGCGCGGTGATCGGCCTCGCCGACCCGCTCAAGGGCCAGCGGCCCAGCGGCTACGTGGTCCTCAAATCCGGGGTGGACGTGCCTGAGGACATCCTGGTCAAGGACCTTATCGCCCTGGTCCGGCG from Arthrobacter sp. NicSoilB8 harbors:
- a CDS encoding AMP-binding protein, with the protein product MVSKSYRPAYERSLEQPAEFWLDAARGISWSAEPRQALDDSRAPLYDWFPDGVLNTCYNALDRHVAQGRGAQDALVYDSAMLGIQQRFSYAELTELVARFAGVLRRSGVGRGDRVVIYMPMIPEAAIAMLATARLGAVHSVVFGGFAPKELAARIRDAAPAAVVTASGGIEPSRRIEYLPAVAEALGIAGAPDTPVLVKAREGFATSVAAHPGWLDWDTEMASAEPAAPVDVKATDPLYILYTSGTTGSPKGVVRDNGGHAVALRWTMENIYDVGPGDVMWTASDVGWVVGHSYIVYGPLLAGATTVLYEGKPVGTPDAGAFWRVIQDHKVNVLFTAPTALRAIRKADPEAQLLEKYDISSLRTLFAAGERLDTDTFHWASRVLGVPVVDHWWQTETGWAICANPRGLDGLPIKAGSPSVPMPGFRLTIVDGAGEDVEAGTEGNIVLGLPLPPGTLTTLWRNDERYVSSYLQAFEGYYATGDSGYRDEDGYVFVMGRTDDIINVAGHRLSTGAMEQVIGQHPAVAECAVIGLADPLKGQRPSGYVVLKSGVDVPEDILVKDLIALVRRDIGAVADFKHVTVVEALPKTRSGKILRKTMRQIADGENYVVPSTIEDAGVIDRLLGTLRPAATGE